In Spiroplasma litorale, a single genomic region encodes these proteins:
- a CDS encoding ABC transporter ATP-binding protein, with translation MKVELKNISKKYEGNSFYTLENINLAIEDKDFCVLLGPSGCGKTTLLRIIAGLNYITKGDLLFDGKKANNLLPKDRDIAMVFQSYALYPHYTVYKNMSFGLKLKREKKEVINYRVRAAAKMLKIEKYLFKKPRELSGGQQQRVALGRAIVKKPKLFLMDEPLSNLDAKLRETMRTELVTIHNMLETTTIYVTHDQLEAMSMATKIVLMNEQVIQQVGKAEELYNKPANLFAAKFIGSPTINIVTGDFKEGYFINEQFKIKFKLSDSQIKNINHNQIEHLAIGIRSEDIKLEEKTPDIILKLRNKESLGINTQLTFEYEEDKNFIVTIENFANIQQLGKDYGLKINKYHLFDAVTEKRID, from the coding sequence ATGAAAGTAGAATTAAAAAACATATCTAAAAAGTATGAAGGAAATTCCTTTTATACTTTAGAAAATATAAATTTAGCAATTGAAGATAAAGACTTTTGTGTTTTGTTAGGTCCGTCTGGTTGTGGTAAAACAACGTTACTAAGAATAATTGCTGGACTTAATTACATTACAAAAGGCGATTTATTATTTGATGGTAAAAAAGCAAATAATTTATTACCAAAAGATAGAGATATTGCAATGGTCTTTCAAAGTTATGCATTGTACCCACACTATACAGTTTATAAAAATATGTCATTTGGTTTAAAACTAAAAAGAGAAAAAAAAGAAGTTATAAATTATAGGGTTAGAGCAGCTGCTAAGATGCTTAAAATTGAAAAATATTTATTTAAAAAACCAAGAGAGTTAAGTGGGGGACAACAACAACGTGTCGCATTAGGAAGAGCAATTGTAAAAAAACCAAAACTATTTTTAATGGATGAACCGTTAAGTAACCTAGATGCAAAACTTAGAGAAACTATGAGAACTGAACTAGTTACAATTCATAATATGCTTGAAACAACAACAATATATGTAACTCATGATCAACTAGAAGCAATGTCTATGGCAACAAAAATCGTTTTAATGAATGAGCAAGTAATTCAACAAGTTGGAAAAGCTGAGGAATTATATAATAAACCCGCAAATTTATTTGCAGCAAAATTTATTGGTTCACCAACTATTAATATTGTTACGGGTGATTTTAAAGAAGGATACTTTATAAATGAGCAATTCAAAATTAAATTTAAATTATCCGACTCTCAAATTAAAAATATTAATCATAATCAAATTGAGCATCTTGCAATTGGAATAAGATCAGAGGACATTAAGCTAGAAGAAAAAACACCTGATATTATATTAAAACTAAGAAATAAAGAATCATTAGGTATTAATACTCAATTAACATTTGAATATGAAGAAGATAAAAATTTTATTGTGACAATTGAAAATTTTGCAAATATTCAACAACTTGGCAAAGATTACGGTTTAAAAATTAATAAATATCATTTATTTGATGCAGTCACCGAGAAAAGAATTGATTAA
- a CDS encoding carbohydrate ABC transporter permease translates to MNSFINSQIDFLNKEKQLTQLESSKKNNDYAKKIYLELKSTIKNDLTFLVNVKQMQFINNGDVNNKNLFSSKKINSYLENKDEQFIRRFFYKKSELKNIKADTFNNEKELEYIEKKEHYWTLRWYSLKNKYIKKINILFLSLAHRSALKIVKKFDILLNNDGDIMYSKKVKYSSETIQNNLLLQKKEYKNLIISIKNDDKLEKLNKIKSHYENYKDFNYDYEYKYKKCIVDIEYYNEINNIKESHLNNIKNFRKQIFKTNATEKINLFTKIKIYKKNYDDYRSEKFTYISEIKKNKLNRAHGMQRINNEIPIENKSRTIWLATLFMLIPGASQFIHKQNLKAIIYLLLLPLNIIFLIYSLGIINIGGNGIFGLGDFGKSTPGPDTDGRYYLVEGVLSIVFLTFVLGYWICNIYDSIIVNKQINMGARPHNNSQTRNFLSSQGVPYIVSLPAILSIIFLSLVPIFATVLIAFTNYGKGNDPAKLNQYISWVGFENFTTLFAGEYKNSFAYVLQWTLIWTILASVGGIIAGWAASFLMNNKRVMCKPLLRLVMMLPWAIPSFITILVFSILLGSKQVNDFTQKYLGVSGWRTKESEARTAIIFIQAWLAQSNFFLLVTGIRQTISKDLEEASIVDGTSRAGFNIKIVIPIIATQIAPMLLATFIANFGNFNMIALYNANVIATDAAGIPLKGNPGVVDIFISFIYKLSTTASFYNYGISAAMLLISSSIVVALNAISLRRMKVFKNK, encoded by the coding sequence ATGAATAGTTTTATCAACTCCCAAATAGATTTTTTAAATAAAGAAAAGCAGCTAACACAATTAGAAAGCTCTAAAAAAAATAATGATTATGCTAAAAAAATATATTTGGAACTAAAGTCTACAATAAAAAATGATTTAACCTTTCTTGTGAATGTTAAACAAATGCAATTTATAAACAATGGCGATGTAAATAATAAGAATTTATTTTCTTCTAAAAAAATAAATTCTTATTTAGAAAATAAAGATGAACAATTTATACGAAGATTTTTTTATAAAAAAAGTGAACTTAAAAATATAAAAGCTGATACATTTAATAATGAAAAAGAATTAGAATACATTGAAAAAAAAGAACATTATTGAACTTTAAGATGGTATTCTTTAAAAAATAAATACATTAAAAAAATTAACATTCTTTTCTTAAGTTTGGCACATAGATCGGCCCTAAAAATTGTTAAGAAGTTTGACATTTTATTAAATAATGACGGCGATATTATGTACTCAAAAAAAGTTAAATATTCATCTGAAACTATACAAAATAATCTATTGTTACAAAAAAAAGAATATAAAAATTTAATAATAAGCATTAAAAATGATGATAAGTTAGAAAAATTAAACAAAATTAAAAGTCATTATGAAAACTATAAAGATTTTAATTATGATTATGAATATAAATATAAAAAATGTATTGTCGACATAGAATATTATAATGAAATAAATAATATTAAAGAGTCGCATTTAAATAACATAAAAAATTTTAGAAAACAAATATTTAAAACTAATGCTACAGAAAAAATAAATTTATTTACAAAGATTAAAATTTATAAAAAAAATTATGATGATTATAGATCTGAAAAATTTACATACATTTCAGAGATTAAAAAAAATAAATTAAATAGAGCACATGGTATGCAAAGAATAAATAATGAAATACCAATAGAAAATAAAAGCAGAACAATTTGGTTAGCAACATTATTTATGCTTATTCCAGGAGCGTCGCAATTTATACATAAACAAAATTTAAAAGCGATTATATATTTATTATTGCTACCTTTAAATATAATATTCTTAATTTACAGTTTAGGAATAATAAATATAGGAGGTAATGGTATTTTTGGTTTAGGTGATTTTGGTAAAAGTACACCAGGACCAGATACTGATGGAAGATACTATTTAGTAGAAGGTGTATTATCAATAGTATTTTTAACATTTGTTTTAGGTTATTGGATATGTAATATATATGATTCGATAATTGTAAATAAACAAATAAATATGGGTGCAAGACCACACAACAATAGTCAGACTAGAAATTTTTTATCAAGTCAAGGAGTACCCTATATTGTAAGTTTACCAGCTATATTATCAATAATATTTTTATCATTAGTGCCAATATTTGCAACTGTATTAATTGCTTTCACAAATTATGGAAAAGGTAACGACCCTGCTAAACTAAATCAGTATATATCTTGAGTGGGATTTGAAAACTTTACAACATTATTTGCAGGAGAATATAAAAATTCATTTGCTTATGTATTACAATGAACTTTAATTTGAACAATTTTAGCTTCTGTTGGAGGAATTATTGCAGGGTGAGCCGCATCATTCTTAATGAATAATAAAAGAGTAATGTGTAAACCGTTGCTAAGATTAGTTATGATGTTACCTTGAGCCATACCTTCTTTTATAACAATACTTGTATTTAGTATTCTATTAGGATCTAAACAAGTTAATGATTTTACTCAAAAATATTTAGGTGTTTCAGGTTGAAGGACTAAAGAGTCTGAGGCAAGGACAGCAATAATATTTATTCAAGCTTGACTTGCGCAATCTAATTTCTTTTTATTAGTAACAGGAATAAGACAAACAATATCAAAAGATTTAGAAGAAGCATCAATTGTTGATGGAACTTCAAGAGCTGGATTTAATATAAAAATTGTAATCCCAATAATCGCGACACAAATCGCACCCATGTTACTTGCAACATTTATAGCTAACTTTGGTAACTTTAATATGATTGCACTTTATAATGCAAATGTTATTGCAACTGATGCCGCAGGTATTCCATTAAAAGGAAACCCAGGAGTTGTAGATATATTTATATCATTTATATATAAATTATCAACAACAGCTAGTTTTTATAATTATGGTATCTCAGCTGCAATGTTATTAATTTCTTCATCAATAGTGGTTGCATTAAATGCAATTTCATTAAGAAGAATGAAAGTTTTTAAAAATAAATAG
- a CDS encoding HAD-IC family P-type ATPase, translating into MIKLCFISWFKRKKLIIVLRNSVKKQINIEELVPGDIIFVKAGDFVPADIRIIDNQFVLINESALTGENEPVLKDDGVNDSENLVLGDQKNIAFMSTIIMEGKMQGVVFGTGKDSQIGKIATNITESKKQKTPLEKKVIRLTTIIGIISLILGSILFILAWFIRDYLSENIRSWNKLLLIAVSAAISIIPESLTIIVKICLMVATKKMARKNVLIKNPKSIETLGNINVICSDKTGTLTQNKMSVDKVFCNFEEFEINEIEYNEKNKEFFDCISLCSDAIIAKNKIGSPTELATIEFASK; encoded by the coding sequence ATCATAAAACTATGTTTCATCTCTTGATTCAAAAGAAAAAAATTAATAATTGTATTAAGAAACTCAGTAAAAAAACAGATAAACATTGAAGAATTGGTTCCTGGAGATATTATTTTTGTTAAAGCAGGGGATTTTGTCCCTGCAGATATAAGAATAATTGACAATCAATTTGTATTAATTAATGAATCAGCATTAACTGGAGAAAATGAACCAGTTTTAAAAGATGATGGTGTAAATGATTCTGAAAATTTAGTACTTGGAGACCAAAAAAATATTGCTTTTATGTCGACTATAATTATGGAAGGTAAAATGCAAGGTGTTGTTTTTGGTACGGGAAAAGATTCTCAAATTGGAAAAATAGCAACTAATATTACTGAATCTAAAAAACAAAAAACACCACTTGAAAAAAAGGTTATTAGACTTACAACAATTATTGGAATTATCTCATTAATTTTAGGGTCAATTTTATTTATTTTAGCATGATTTATTAGAGATTATTTAAGTGAAAATATAAGATCTTGAAATAAATTATTATTAATTGCAGTATCTGCTGCAATATCAATAATTCCTGAATCATTAACAATTATTGTAAAAATATGTTTAATGGTAGCTACAAAAAAAATGGCAAGAAAAAATGTTTTAATTAAAAACCCTAAATCAATTGAAACATTAGGAAATATTAATGTAATATGTTCAGATAAAACAGGTACATTAACTCAAAACAAAATGTCAGTTGATAAGGTTTTTTGTAATTTTGAAGAATTTGAAATCAATGAAATTGAATATAATGAAAAAAATAAAGAATTTTTTGATTGTATTTCATTATGCAGTGATGCAATTATTGCTAAAAACAAAATAGGTAGTCCAACGGAACTTGCGACAATTGAGTTTGCATCTAAATAA
- a CDS encoding GntR family transcriptional regulator, whose product MGNERNEVIDYIRKLIRENIHIKNYKLPSEYFLATKFKITRSSVREVMSYFINRELIESHKGSGYFVRDSVNIFAIKALTENKKTYDKTYNSEILIHKFDANEILEILTKLNISNRVINFQDFSCFKKIVKKENKVEKISIIYINKKIVGEIDYDEIKISLNNFFRLKNVVITKNVFNISTVNILDIDLFDKDKDFCIKKHIVNYWDNQIVEISMQWSDSSTLNEYVVRWL is encoded by the coding sequence ATGGGAAATGAAAGAAATGAAGTAATTGATTATATACGTAAATTAATTAGAGAAAATATTCATATAAAAAATTATAAATTACCTTCAGAATATTTTTTAGCAACAAAATTTAAAATTACTAGATCATCAGTTAGAGAAGTAATGTCATATTTTATTAATAGAGAGTTAATAGAATCCCATAAAGGGTCGGGTTATTTTGTAAGAGATTCAGTTAATATATTTGCCATTAAAGCTTTGACAGAAAATAAAAAAACTTATGATAAAACCTATAATAGTGAAATATTAATACATAAATTTGATGCAAATGAAATTTTAGAAATCTTAACTAAATTAAATATATCCAATAGAGTCATTAATTTTCAAGATTTTTCATGTTTTAAAAAAATTGTAAAAAAAGAAAATAAAGTTGAAAAAATATCAATTATATATATAAATAAAAAAATTGTAGGAGAAATTGACTATGATGAAATTAAAATTTCTTTAAATAATTTTTTTAGATTAAAAAATGTAGTAATAACAAAAAATGTATTTAACATATCTACAGTAAATATATTAGACATTGATTTATTTGATAAGGATAAAGATTTTTGCATAAAAAAACATATTGTTAATTATTGGGATAATCAAATAGTTGAAATATCAATGCAGTGATCTGATAGCAGTACTTTAAACGAATATGTAGTTAGATGACTATAA
- a CDS encoding HNH endonuclease: MKPKSEGGGNISDNLIAVHKKCNK; encoded by the coding sequence ATAAAACCAAAATCAGAAGGTGGCGGCAACATAAGTGATAACTTAATAGCAGTTCATAAAAAATGTAATAAATAA
- a CDS encoding HAD-IC family P-type ATPase, producing MKCNYKKLRKEYKRIDEIPFDLKRKMMTSLNLIDDKKVVYSKGALDYVLKNCTYKLINGVKTPLTEENKVIILKTIDKFANQGLRLLGLAYKELTVRKERYEKEQIFLGALGIIDPPRPEVFEAVQIAHQAGIRVIMITGDHKVTAHVIASRLGIVDEEHNDVITGQEIEDLSIDDLRERLKTTNVFARVNPDHKAKILDILQSDKNIVAMTGDGVNDSPSLVKADVGIAMGINGSEVAKEVSDVILSDDNFKSNISGVNSGRNVYEKIKYSISFLIAANLSQILTILLILAIDKDIALNSVNILFHIFIVETIIAIPIGMTKERKGVMNNKPPINKKEIILKGIIIQIFLTTLFNSLFSILNYQLTFLLLDNNIYAQDYAKAGVYIGIIFGPIFYSILYDNKFLPIQINNKTENKDKYKINYFLVGFMLMAIVVTMITLLPFDSMNVFFDFKTVNLIWYLWVIYFINSLVQPIFIFFSYNLYKIVEYKIKIN from the coding sequence ATAAAGTGTAATTATAAAAAATTAAGAAAAGAATATAAAAGAATTGATGAAATTCCATTTGATTTAAAAAGAAAAATGATGACTTCATTAAATTTAATTGACGATAAAAAAGTTGTTTATTCAAAAGGTGCCTTAGATTATGTTTTAAAAAATTGTACATATAAATTAATTAATGGAGTAAAAACACCTTTAACTGAAGAAAATAAAGTTATTATTCTTAAAACAATTGATAAATTTGCAAATCAAGGGTTGCGTTTATTGGGTCTTGCTTATAAAGAGTTAACAGTACGTAAAGAAAGATATGAAAAAGAACAAATATTTCTTGGGGCTTTAGGGATAATTGACCCACCAAGACCCGAAGTTTTTGAAGCTGTACAAATTGCTCATCAAGCGGGTATTAGGGTAATTATGATAACTGGTGATCACAAAGTTACTGCTCATGTTATTGCTTCAAGACTTGGAATAGTCGATGAAGAACACAATGATGTAATTACTGGACAAGAAATAGAAGATTTAAGCATTGATGATCTAAGAGAAAGATTAAAAACAACAAATGTATTTGCCCGAGTAAATCCAGATCATAAGGCAAAAATTTTAGATATATTACAATCAGATAAAAATATTGTTGCAATGACAGGTGATGGAGTTAATGATTCACCAAGTTTAGTAAAAGCTGATGTTGGAATAGCAATGGGTATTAATGGTAGTGAAGTCGCAAAAGAAGTTAGTGACGTTATTTTGAGTGATGATAATTTTAAAAGTAATATCTCTGGAGTTAACTCTGGTAGAAATGTTTATGAAAAAATAAAATATTCAATCTCATTTTTAATTGCAGCTAACTTAAGTCAAATTTTAACAATTTTATTAATTTTAGCTATTGATAAAGATATTGCTTTAAATTCTGTAAATATTTTATTTCATATATTTATTGTAGAAACAATTATAGCAATCCCAATTGGTATGACCAAAGAGAGAAAAGGGGTTATGAATAATAAACCTCCAATTAATAAAAAAGAAATTATATTAAAAGGGATAATAATTCAAATATTTTTAACTACTTTATTCAATTCATTATTTTCAATATTAAATTATCAATTAACTTTTTTATTATTAGATAATAATATTTATGCTCAAGATTATGCAAAAGCAGGAGTTTATATAGGAATTATTTTTGGACCAATATTTTATTCAATATTATATGATAATAAGTTTTTACCAATCCAAATAAATAATAAAACTGAAAATAAAGATAAATATAAAATTAATTATTTTTTAGTAGGATTTATGTTGATGGCAATAGTTGTAACTATGATAACATTACTACCATTTGATTCTATGAATGTATTTTTTGATTTCAAAACAGTTAATTTGATTTGATATTTATGAGTTATATATTTTATAAATTCACTAGTTCAACCGATATTTATATTTTTTAGCTATAACTTATATAAAATAGTTGAATATAAAATTAAAATTAATTAA
- a CDS encoding sugar ABC transporter permease — translation MNNKVMEINNINLKSYVFDELLLDKCYVYKKNSFSKEYKYLETFLLNKLNKKNNLLYKSIIKNNQILFSILDVYKLTASEEDYNKNWKKFIIELYENVYLKFNDDIDYEMWNFKYDLNISDDDQYKINEIVDNILKVGLKKYFNKKYIYKIYETISKYFTNDLQLYLKDKLFKMFIFSYEIKAEIKTLIEETMVQSLNLNENFLRNSLEDQLRNIINDVSNLQLDSNLKNNILKIFISIQTNNHKKTFGDVVQKQLLKLKASRQAKMHGCTSQKILKSIHSEITYLKKYSKFIGADKYKDLNNINRSDINSLIFSYKKYDKSDRLTNVFEYLFKIKNIPYKKYYDIVIFIKFLALYLSFDYKNDSHNNTLLKSKTIIENILKFKLIKFGLNDNELKEVFSIKCTDNIKLSYLEKSKRIVSFLDKIITIDKELMCDVLTYWFYNNEMYEYDRLKKNKRKNLSFINEKFSYDNMVIVQNNMLEKIHDNLGVNNLKKENNLVTFLTEHKTKLYLLDRPPLTTSGKIGMFFCYLLIIIWVLIIVYPISQVFVQAFNYYSSYENSGRFAYFVLTDFDFSLANFRYLFNETYFGTWLYNTVIIAIITTLLVVVLISIIGYVFSRYRFRGKNLSLMMVFIIQSVPTISSFIIFYIMYSLLQTSVGINGNLMLILIYTGGALPGNAFVLKGYMDNISREIDDAAKIDGCNSFQIYWRMVVPLAKPMLSIIALWSFIGPFGDVFWPSILFGDTRQMTVAVGLASLSAGEAGLQQGAYAAGALLVAVPLMLLFIGLQNTISNGMSGNKEKG, via the coding sequence ATGAATAATAAAGTAATGGAAATAAATAATATTAATTTAAAAAGTTATGTATTTGATGAGCTCCTTCTAGATAAGTGTTATGTTTATAAAAAAAATAGTTTTAGTAAAGAATATAAATACCTAGAGACATTCTTATTAAATAAATTAAATAAAAAAAATAATTTATTATATAAAAGTATTATTAAAAACAATCAAATTTTATTTTCAATATTAGACGTTTATAAACTTACAGCTAGTGAAGAAGATTATAATAAAAATTGAAAAAAATTTATTATAGAATTGTATGAAAATGTTTATTTAAAGTTTAATGATGACATTGATTATGAAATGTGAAACTTTAAATACGATTTAAATATATCAGATGATGATCAGTATAAAATTAATGAAATTGTTGATAATATTTTAAAAGTTGGTTTAAAAAAATATTTTAATAAAAAATATATATATAAAATATATGAAACAATATCTAAGTATTTTACAAATGATTTACAACTTTATTTAAAAGATAAATTATTCAAGATGTTTATTTTTAGTTATGAAATAAAAGCTGAAATAAAAACTCTGATTGAAGAAACAATGGTTCAATCTCTTAATTTAAATGAAAATTTTTTAAGAAATAGTTTAGAAGATCAACTAAGAAATATTATAAATGATGTTTCTAACCTTCAACTAGACAGCAATTTAAAAAATAATATTTTAAAAATATTTATTAGTATTCAAACAAATAATCATAAAAAAACTTTTGGAGATGTTGTTCAAAAACAATTATTAAAATTAAAAGCTTCAAGACAAGCTAAAATGCATGGTTGTACATCTCAAAAAATATTGAAATCAATTCATAGTGAAATAACTTATTTAAAAAAATATTCTAAATTTATTGGAGCAGACAAATATAAAGATTTAAATAATATTAATAGAAGCGATATAAATTCCCTAATATTTTCTTACAAAAAATATGATAAAAGTGATAGATTAACAAATGTATTTGAATATTTATTTAAAATCAAAAATATTCCGTATAAAAAATATTATGACATTGTAATATTTATAAAGTTTTTGGCACTATATTTATCTTTTGATTACAAAAATGATTCACATAATAATACGTTACTTAAAAGCAAAACTATAATAGAAAATATATTAAAATTTAAACTTATAAAATTTGGTTTAAACGATAATGAATTAAAAGAAGTATTTTCAATAAAATGTACTGATAATATTAAATTATCTTACCTTGAAAAATCTAAAAGAATTGTAAGTTTTTTAGATAAAATTATAACTATTGATAAAGAACTTATGTGTGATGTTTTGACATATTGATTTTATAACAATGAAATGTATGAATATGATCGCTTGAAAAAAAATAAAAGAAAAAATTTATCTTTTATTAATGAAAAATTTTCATATGATAATATGGTTATTGTTCAAAATAATATGTTGGAAAAAATTCATGATAATTTAGGTGTTAATAATTTAAAAAAAGAGAATAATCTAGTAACATTTTTAACAGAACACAAAACAAAATTGTATTTATTAGATAGACCACCTTTGACAACTTCAGGAAAAATAGGTATGTTCTTTTGTTATTTATTAATAATAATTTGAGTTCTAATAATTGTTTATCCAATTTCACAGGTTTTTGTACAGGCTTTTAACTATTACTCATCATATGAAAACTCTGGAAGATTTGCATATTTTGTCTTAACTGATTTCGATTTCTCCTTAGCTAACTTTAGATATCTATTTAATGAAACATATTTTGGAACATGACTTTACAATACAGTTATAATTGCAATAATAACAACCTTACTTGTCGTGGTACTAATTTCGATTATTGGTTATGTATTTAGTAGATATAGATTCAGAGGAAAAAATTTAAGTCTTATGATGGTATTTATAATACAATCAGTACCAACTATTTCAAGTTTTATTATCTTTTATATAATGTATTCATTATTACAAACTAGTGTTGGTATCAATGGAAACTTGATGTTAATACTTATATATACTGGTGGAGCCTTACCTGGTAATGCATTTGTATTAAAAGGATATATGGATAATATTTCACGTGAAATTGATGATGCCGCTAAAATTGATGGATGTAATAGTTTTCAAATTTATTGAAGAATGGTTGTTCCTTTGGCAAAACCAATGTTATCAATTATTGCTCTTTGATCATTTATTGGACCATTTGGTGATGTATTTTGACCAAGTATATTATTTGGAGATACAAGACAAATGACTGTAGCTGTCGGTTTAGCGTCATTATCAGCTGGTGAAGCCGGGTTACAACAAGGTGCATATGCGGCAGGTGCTTTATTAGTTGCTGTTCCACTTATGTTATTGTTTATTGGACTACAAAACACAATTTCAAATGGAATGTCAGGAAATAAAGAGAAAGGATAG
- a CDS encoding cation-transporting P-type ATPase, with protein MEEKIILEDGSEWYQLSNDSIYNKLEVDPNKGLNNNEVEKRREIYGKNILPSSKKPSIFLIFLKTFLDPLSLIMIVAGLLSLTILLIVNELAAPDIVGLIIIFLIVIINSIIATIQEVKS; from the coding sequence ATGGAAGAAAAAATCATTTTAGAAGATGGTTCAGAATGATATCAGTTATCTAATGATTCTATTTATAACAAACTTGAAGTTGACCCAAATAAGGGTTTAAATAACAATGAAGTTGAAAAAAGAAGGGAAATATATGGAAAAAATATACTACCATCATCAAAAAAACCAAGTATATTTTTAATATTTTTAAAAACTTTTTTAGACCCACTTAGTTTAATTATGATTGTTGCAGGACTATTATCATTAACAATATTATTGATTGTTAATGAGTTAGCTGCACCTGATATTGTTGGATTAATAATCATTTTTTTAATTGTTATAATTAACTCAATCATAGCTACAATTCAAGAAGTAAAATCATAA